GATCACCTGCTCCCAGCCGCCGGAGTCGGCCAGGGCAATGGCGATGACCCGGTCGGTGGGGCGCTGCGCGTTGGGAAACTCGAAGCCTTCCGCCGTCAGGACCTCGATGTCCAGAGCCAGGCGCCGGAGCTGTCCGAAGCCGAGCCCCAGGAAGGACGTCTTCCCGGTGAGGAGGAGAAACTGGTGGACGGCGTCGTTGAGGAACCGGTACGGCGCGTCCGGGGCGGAAGGGTTCTTGCCCGAGCTCTTCTGGCAGTGGTCCCGCGCCCTTCCGGCCAGCGTCCACGACGGGAAGCGGGCACGCCACCGGTACCAGCCGGGCCCGTCCAGCGGGCTGACGTCGCTCTCGCCCTTGAAGCCTTTCAGGAGGTCGGCGTCGGCGAGGAGCAAGAAGGGCGCGAAGGGTTCGGTGTGGGAGACGGTCCCGCCGTCCCGACGCACGAAGATCCTGACGCGGTCGCTCCCCTCCAGCTCAAAGGCCAGGAGACCGGGCGCGCAATCCTGGCCGAAGAGGAGGGCGTTGTCGTAGAAGGGAAGCGGGGGAGCGGTCACGGGCGACCCGCCCCTCAGTTGAGCATCCCCAGCAGCCGGTGAAGCTCCGTGCGCGCCAGCTTGTAGTCCGGCTCCAGCTCGAGCGCGCGCTTGAGCTCCCTGATCGCCTCCTGGATCTTCCCCTGCTTGACGTAGACGCGTGAGAGGTTGAAGTGGGGGAAATGGCGCGGCTCGTACCGCTTGGCGTGCATGGCCTTCTGGAGCCAGGCAATCGCCTCGTCGGGGCGGCTCAGCTCGATCAGGTAGGCGCCGATGTCGTTGTAGGGGTTGCCGAAGTCGGGGTCGACCTGGATGGCGATCTGGCACTCGCGGATCGCAGCCTCGTAGTCGCCCTTGAAGCTGTACGTCCAGCCGAGGAAGGTGTGCGCCTCGGCCGTCGGCAAGCACGCGATCGACTTCTTGTAGCAGGCGATGGCCTCGTCGAGCTCGCCCTTCATCTGCGCCTGGTAGCCCTTGTGGAA
The nucleotide sequence above comes from Candidatus Rokuibacteriota bacterium. Encoded proteins:
- a CDS encoding tetratricopeptide repeat protein encodes the protein MDTERAREQAEHYFHKGYQAQMKGELDEAIACYKKSIACLPTAEAHTFLGWTYSFKGDYEAAIRECQIAIQVDPDFGNPYNDIGAYLIELSRPDEAIAWLQKAMHAKRYEPRHFPHFNLSRVYVKQGKIQEAIRELKRALELEPDYKLARTELHRLLGMLN